Proteins from a genomic interval of Desulfocurvibacter africanus subsp. africanus DSM 2603:
- a CDS encoding peptidase U32 family protein: MNRRFPQILAPAGDMQSFLAALSAGADAVYVGLKHFSARMQAANFSLDELAVMKRMAERRDVRLYVAMNTLVKPGDADAAGRLIDRLNKTVAPDAIILQDLGMAALARQVGFSGELHLSTLANVSQPAALVWLREKLGMDRVILPRELSIDEIKACAEACPQDLSLELFVHGALCYAVSGRCYWSSYLGGKSGLRGRCVQPCRRRYQRKGQPGRLFSCRDLHLDVLVKTLLDVPEVAAWKIEGRKKGPHYVFYVTSAYRLLRDEGATPDARKQAQDLLEQALSRPGTHYNFLPQRKQVPVNLQDQTGSGQLVARVPKGGEGTFAIKPRVDLLAGDLLRVGYEDEPWHQMVKVPRRIPRNGTFDVKPMGKRPPKPGTDIFLVDRREPELVARLKELEKELSEIKAPGKSASTFSPRLPAPVTKRGRPRLSQVYRRLPMGKIEGEAAVWLRPGMLREVNRTLVPRLWWWLPPVIWPDEEAEWMRAVNQVVTSGGKRLVLNAPWQMAMLESLRRKSTEIWAGPFCNLANPLALQELKRLGFSGAIVSPELAREDMLELGRQSPLPLGMVMEGLWPLCVSRTLAEDVKPNEPLTSPMGEIAWVRRHGQNVWVYPGWPVDLSAHRQELEAVGYELFVRLNEPLPANVRSERSASSFNWELTLY; the protein is encoded by the coding sequence ATGAACAGGCGATTCCCGCAAATCCTGGCTCCGGCCGGCGACATGCAATCCTTCCTGGCCGCGCTCTCGGCCGGCGCCGACGCCGTGTACGTGGGCCTCAAGCACTTCTCGGCGCGCATGCAGGCCGCCAACTTCTCCTTGGACGAACTGGCTGTCATGAAGCGCATGGCCGAACGCCGGGACGTCCGGCTCTACGTGGCCATGAATACCCTGGTCAAGCCCGGCGACGCCGATGCCGCGGGCCGGCTCATCGACCGTCTGAACAAGACCGTGGCCCCGGACGCGATCATCCTTCAGGACTTGGGCATGGCCGCTCTGGCCCGCCAGGTCGGCTTCAGCGGCGAGCTGCACCTTTCCACCCTGGCCAACGTCTCGCAACCGGCCGCCCTGGTTTGGCTGCGCGAAAAGCTCGGCATGGACCGGGTCATCCTGCCCCGCGAGCTGTCCATCGACGAGATCAAAGCCTGCGCCGAAGCCTGCCCCCAGGACCTGAGCCTGGAGCTCTTCGTGCACGGAGCATTGTGCTACGCGGTTTCCGGACGCTGCTACTGGTCCAGTTACCTGGGCGGCAAGAGCGGCCTGCGCGGCCGTTGCGTTCAGCCCTGCCGGCGCAGATACCAGCGCAAGGGACAGCCGGGACGCCTGTTCTCCTGTCGCGACCTGCACCTGGATGTGCTGGTCAAGACGCTGCTGGATGTGCCCGAAGTGGCGGCCTGGAAGATCGAAGGCCGCAAGAAGGGCCCGCACTACGTTTTCTACGTCACCAGCGCCTACCGTCTGCTGCGTGATGAAGGCGCGACGCCGGATGCGCGCAAGCAGGCTCAGGACCTGCTGGAGCAAGCTCTGAGCCGCCCGGGCACGCACTATAATTTCCTTCCCCAGCGCAAGCAGGTGCCCGTGAACCTGCAGGACCAGACCGGCTCCGGCCAGTTGGTGGCGCGAGTTCCCAAGGGTGGAGAAGGCACCTTCGCCATCAAGCCGCGCGTGGATCTGCTGGCCGGCGACCTTTTGCGCGTGGGCTACGAGGACGAACCCTGGCACCAGATGGTCAAGGTGCCTCGGCGCATCCCGCGCAACGGCACCTTCGACGTGAAGCCCATGGGCAAGCGGCCGCCCAAGCCCGGCACGGACATCTTTCTGGTGGACCGCCGCGAGCCCGAGTTGGTGGCGCGCCTCAAGGAATTGGAAAAGGAGCTGTCGGAGATCAAGGCACCCGGCAAGTCCGCTTCGACATTCTCGCCCAGGCTGCCCGCACCGGTCACCAAGCGCGGAAGGCCCAGACTCTCGCAGGTCTACCGCCGCCTGCCCATGGGCAAGATCGAGGGCGAGGCCGCCGTGTGGCTGCGTCCCGGCATGTTGCGCGAGGTCAACCGCACGCTCGTTCCGCGCCTGTGGTGGTGGCTGCCGCCGGTCATCTGGCCCGACGAGGAAGCCGAGTGGATGAGGGCCGTGAACCAGGTGGTCACCAGCGGCGGCAAGCGGCTTGTGCTGAACGCGCCCTGGCAGATGGCCATGCTGGAGAGCCTGCGCAGGAAGTCCACGGAGATCTGGGCCGGGCCGTTCTGCAACCTGGCCAATCCCCTGGCCCTGCAGGAGTTGAAGCGTCTCGGTTTCTCGGGCGCCATCGTCAGTCCGGAGCTGGCCCGCGAGGATATGCTGGAGCTGGGTCGGCAAAGCCCTCTGCCCCTGGGCATGGTCATGGAGGGCCTGTGGCCCCTGTGCGTGTCGCGCACCCTGGCCGAGGATGTGAAGCCCAACGAACCCCTGACCAGCCCCAT
- a CDS encoding dihydroorotate dehydrogenase — protein MLASRNNCQDLRVVRMTPLGGGEGAPPLFELVLSPPGWDFRPGQFVMIRPPEWGLDLVWGRPLSIADVREDGLRLLVQAIGRGTRRLSELRPGQVVTVWGPLGNSFAVEPDKPTLLLAGGIGIAPFVGYARRHPKPENVTLLFGHRLPAESYPLADFGGLRKAEAVREQNPEQLARFIDHLGQTMRGYAHGGLVLACGPEPFLRTVRKLALTLKARAQLSLENRMACGVGACLGCVARNGKDQLVQTCTHGPVFWAEDVFLSEDAAPLGGKP, from the coding sequence ATGCTTGCCAGCCGCAACAACTGCCAGGACCTGCGGGTCGTCCGGATGACGCCTCTTGGGGGCGGGGAGGGCGCTCCGCCGCTCTTCGAGCTCGTATTGTCGCCGCCGGGCTGGGACTTCCGCCCCGGTCAGTTCGTCATGATCCGGCCGCCGGAGTGGGGCCTGGATCTCGTCTGGGGCCGACCCCTATCCATAGCCGATGTGCGCGAGGACGGCTTGCGGCTGCTGGTGCAGGCCATCGGCCGCGGAACACGCAGGTTGTCCGAGTTGCGGCCGGGCCAGGTCGTGACCGTGTGGGGCCCGCTGGGCAACAGCTTCGCCGTGGAGCCGGACAAGCCGACCCTGCTGCTGGCCGGCGGCATCGGCATCGCGCCCTTCGTGGGCTATGCCAGGCGGCACCCCAAGCCGGAAAATGTGACCCTGCTTTTCGGCCACCGTCTGCCCGCCGAGAGCTACCCGTTGGCTGATTTCGGTGGCCTGCGCAAGGCCGAGGCCGTGCGCGAGCAGAATCCGGAACAGTTGGCCCGTTTCATCGACCATCTGGGCCAGACCATGCGCGGCTACGCCCACGGCGGGCTCGTGCTGGCCTGCGGTCCGGAACCCTTCCTGCGCACGGTACGCAAGCTGGCCCTAACCCTCAAGGCGAGGGCCCAGCTTTCGCTGGAGAACCGCATGGCCTGCGGCGTGGGGGCCTGTCTGGGCTGCGTGGCCCGCAACGGCAAGGATCAGCTCGTGCAGACCTGCACTCACGGCCCGGTCTTCTGGGCCGAGGACGTATTCCTGTCCGAGGACGCCGCACCGCTGGGAGGCAAGCCATGA
- a CDS encoding dihydroorotate dehydrogenase, with product MSSLDTIVRLPGLTLKNPVLTASGTFGYGLEFARYGNLADLGGIVVKGLSLKPRQGNPMPRIAETPCGMLNAIGIQNIGVEAFLRDKLPFLPWRETAVIANLYACDAHEFGELAAVLASVEGMAALEVNVSCPNVKEGGVAFGQNPGQIRAVTEEVKRNAGSKPVIVKLSPNVTDIADAARAAVDGGADMLSCINTLMGMAVDIRTRKPRLANVYGGLSGPAIKPVALRCVHQVCRAVSVPVIGVGGIASAEDILDFILVGAHAVQVGTANFMRPDAAFRMASELPALMEKLGIGGLDDFRGSLRA from the coding sequence ATGAGCTCACTGGACACTATAGTCAGGCTGCCGGGCCTGACGCTCAAGAACCCGGTGCTCACTGCCTCGGGCACCTTCGGCTACGGCCTGGAGTTCGCCCGTTACGGAAATCTCGCGGATCTTGGCGGCATCGTGGTCAAGGGCTTGTCGCTCAAGCCCCGCCAGGGCAACCCCATGCCGCGCATCGCCGAAACTCCGTGCGGCATGCTGAACGCCATCGGCATCCAGAATATCGGCGTGGAGGCCTTCCTGCGCGACAAGCTGCCCTTCCTGCCCTGGCGCGAAACGGCGGTGATCGCCAACCTCTACGCCTGCGACGCCCACGAGTTCGGCGAGCTGGCCGCGGTGCTGGCGTCCGTGGAAGGCATGGCGGCCCTGGAGGTCAACGTGTCCTGCCCCAACGTGAAGGAGGGCGGGGTGGCCTTCGGTCAGAATCCGGGGCAGATACGCGCCGTGACCGAGGAGGTCAAGCGCAATGCCGGAAGCAAGCCGGTGATCGTGAAGCTTTCTCCCAACGTGACGGACATTGCCGATGCCGCGCGCGCCGCCGTGGATGGCGGCGCTGACATGCTCTCGTGCATCAACACGCTAATGGGCATGGCCGTGGACATCCGCACGCGCAAGCCCAGGCTGGCCAACGTCTACGGCGGGCTGTCCGGACCGGCCATCAAGCCCGTGGCGCTGCGTTGCGTGCACCAGGTCTGCCGGGCCGTGTCCGTGCCGGTGATCGGCGTGGGCGGCATCGCCAGCGCCGAGGACATCCTGGATTTCATCCTGGTGGGAGCGCATGCCGTGCAGGTAGGCACGGCCAACTTCATGCGGCCGGATGCCGCGTTCCGCATGGCTTCCGAACTGCCCGCGCTCATGGAGAAGCTGGGCATCGGCGGACTGGACGATTTTCGAGGGAGCCTGAGAGCCTGA
- a CDS encoding chemotaxis response regulator CheY codes for MPYDSNMRILIVDDFSTMRRIIKNILKQIGYNNIVEADDGTTAWEILNREKIDFVVADWNMPKMKGIDLLRKVRDSEEFEDLPFLMVTAEAQQENLVEAIQAKVSNYVVKPFTPDVLSQKIEKILEKYK; via the coding sequence ATGCCTTATGATTCCAATATGCGCATCCTCATCGTCGACGACTTCTCGACCATGCGGCGCATCATCAAGAACATCCTCAAGCAGATCGGCTACAACAACATAGTCGAAGCCGACGACGGTACAACGGCTTGGGAGATCCTGAATCGTGAAAAAATAGACTTCGTCGTAGCCGATTGGAACATGCCCAAGATGAAGGGTATCGACCTCCTGCGCAAGGTCCGCGACAGCGAGGAGTTCGAGGACCTGCCTTTCCTCATGGTCACTGCCGAGGCGCAGCAGGAGAACCTTGTGGAGGCCATCCAGGCCAAGGTCTCCAACTACGTGGTCAAGCCATTCACGCCCGATGTCCTGAGCCAGAAGATCGAAAAGATCCTGGAAAAGTACAAGTAG
- a CDS encoding glycoside hydrolase family 3 protein: MRALLISIVLFVALACAAGALTSGSGTASCDIGRNELAAMAGQMILVGFRGLELDEDSPIAQDVRAGRVGGVILFDYDVLLKSPVRNVQSKEQLTRLTDALQRMAPLPLLVSVDQEGGKVSRLKERHGFAVSPSAAELGRGTPERTQIAAASLGRELAACGFNLDFAPVVDVNVNPGNPVIGRLGRSFSADPTAVADHAAAFVRGLHSAGVLSALKHFPGHGSSASDSHLGLTDVSATWSEKEIAPYRQLLAHGLVDVVMTGHLFNSALDPKHPGTLSRSTVQGLLRERLGFTGVVVSDDLQMRAVADHYGLRETIRLALTAGVDVLLFGNNLDYDPLIARKAQSIILELVDSGELPCQRILESHERVMALKAKLATRSQR, from the coding sequence ATGCGCGCCCTGCTTATCTCCATTGTGTTATTTGTTGCCCTTGCCTGTGCGGCCGGGGCGTTGACATCCGGCTCCGGTACAGCATCCTGCGATATCGGCCGTAATGAGCTGGCCGCCATGGCAGGCCAGATGATCCTGGTCGGCTTTCGAGGGCTGGAGCTGGACGAAGACAGCCCCATCGCCCAGGACGTGCGCGCGGGACGGGTGGGGGGCGTCATTCTCTTCGATTACGACGTGCTTCTGAAAAGCCCGGTGCGCAATGTGCAAAGCAAGGAGCAGCTGACCCGGCTCACGGACGCGCTGCAACGCATGGCCCCGCTGCCGCTGCTGGTGTCCGTGGACCAGGAAGGCGGCAAGGTGTCCAGGCTCAAGGAGCGTCACGGCTTCGCCGTCTCGCCTTCGGCGGCCGAACTGGGGCGAGGGACGCCCGAGCGCACGCAGATTGCCGCCGCATCCCTGGGCAGAGAGCTGGCCGCCTGCGGCTTCAATCTGGACTTCGCGCCCGTTGTCGACGTGAACGTCAATCCCGGCAATCCGGTCATCGGCCGTCTGGGCCGCAGCTTCTCGGCCGATCCAACGGCCGTGGCCGACCACGCCGCGGCCTTCGTGCGCGGCCTGCACTCGGCGGGCGTGCTCTCGGCCCTCAAACACTTCCCGGGCCACGGCAGCTCCGCATCCGACTCGCACCTTGGCCTGACGGACGTAAGCGCCACCTGGAGCGAGAAGGAGATTGCGCCCTACAGACAACTCCTGGCGCATGGGCTCGTGGACGTGGTCATGACCGGTCACCTGTTCAACTCCGCCCTGGACCCGAAGCATCCGGGCACCCTCTCGCGGAGCACGGTGCAAGGGCTCTTGCGCGAACGGCTGGGCTTCACGGGCGTGGTCGTCTCCGACGATCTGCAGATGCGCGCCGTGGCCGACCACTACGGGCTGCGCGAAACCATACGCCTGGCCCTGACGGCGGGCGTGGACGTGCTCCTTTTCGGCAACAATTTGGACTACGATCCGCTCATCGCTCGCAAGGCCCAGAGCATAATACTGGAGCTCGTGGACTCGGGCGAGTTGCCCTGTCAACGGATTCTGGAGTCCCACGAGCGCGTCATGGCCCTGAAGGCGAAGTTGGCGACTCGCAGCCAGAGGTGA